The Chryseobacterium phocaeense genome includes the window AAGCTTATGGGATTCCACATTGAATATAAAATGGGTATGGCCCAGTTTTTCATTGTTGATGATGGTTGTTTTAAAACCGCCTTTATCGATCCAGAATTTAGCAGCCTTTGAAGCGGCAGCCACTACTGAACTTTCTTCAACCGCCATCGGAAGGGCAAATAATTTCCCGTCAATCAGGAAATTCGGGGCAATTCCGTAAGGCATATAGAAATTGGAAATTGTGTTCTCAGAAAATTCCTCATGAAGCTTCTGAAGCTCAGCATTTTCGTTCCAGTATTGTTTTAATATATTTTGATATTCCTCGTTTCCTTCAAGATATTCGTTGACAAGCCAATCTATTTTCCCCTGCTTGGTCAGCTTGGAGAAACCTTCTACCGGTTTATGATTCATACAGATAAGTTTATTTTGTATTACAGGTAAGAGGTCACCGCAGATTTGCGATTTCACTCATAAATTAATATGCGTAAAGATAGTAATTTTGTAAGTGTTAATTGTTGATAACTTCAATCGAAAAAGGTTGATATTTATCAATTTTGGAACTATTTTTGACATCAATTTAGATACAAATTATAACATCCTCCAAAAAACATGAACTTTGAACGTCTGAAAGAAAAGCTTGAGATCCTTGCTGATGCCGCGAAATATGATGTTTCCTGTTCATCCAGCGGAGGAACCAGAAAGAACAAAAAAGGTGGCCTGGGAGACAGCTCTGCAAGCGGGATTTGTCATACCTATACGGAAGACGGGCGGTGTGTTTCCCTGCTTAAAATACTCCTGACCAATCACTGCATCTACGATTGCGCCTATTGTGTATCAAGAAGCTCCAATGATATCAAAAGAGCAGCTTTCACAGTAGAAGAAGTGGTGGATTTAACGATTAATTTTTACAGAAGGAATTATATTGAAGGACTTTTCCTGAGTTCCGGTATTTTCAAAAATGCGGACACCACGATGGAACGTCTCGTGAGGGTAGCCAAAAAACTTAGGCTGGAAGAAAATTTCAACGGTTACATTCACTTAAAATCTATTCCCGGAGCCAGCGATGAGCTGATGCAGGAGGCTGCTTTGTATGCAGACCGGCTCTCCGTAAACCTTGAGATCCCTACGGAAAGCGGACTGAAACTACTGGCTCCTGAAAAAAACCGTCAGGATATGCTGAACCCTATGAAGTATATCCAAAACGGAATTGCCCAATATAAAGATGAAAAGAAAATTTTCCGAAAAGTTCCGAAGTTCGCTCCGGCAGGACAATCTACACAGGTGATTGTGGGAGCCACCCAGGAAAACGATCTGCAGATCATCAAAGTAGCGGATCATTTTTACAAAAACTTCAGCCTGAAAAGAGTCTATTACTCCGGGTATGTTCCTGTTCTGGAAGATAAAAGACTGCCCGCCCTGACAACAGAGGTTCCCATGCTTCGTGAAAACCGGCTGTATCAATCGGACTGGCTGATGAGATTTTACGGTTTTAAAGCAGAGGAAATCCTGGATCCGGATATGCCGTTCCTGGATCTGGAAGTTGATCCCAAACTCAGCTGGGCACTGAGACATCTCCATCAGTTTCCGGTTAACCTTCAGACCGCCGATTATCAGATGATTTTAAGAATTCCGGGCATCGGGGTAAAAACCGCGCAAAAGATCGTTCAGGCCAGACGTTTCCAGGTTTTAAATATGGATCATTTGAAAAAACTGGGCGCCGCTGTCAACCGTGCAAAATATTTTATTGATTTTAATGCCGGGAATGCCTATTTGAAATATTTAACGGATAAAAATTTCAGAAAGCTCCTGGTAGGTGGAAGCTCTTCTAAATTTCACAATCAGTTTTCACAACAGCTGAGTTTGTTTTAAATTAATTAAAAAATTTGAAGATTAAAAGATTCAGAAATTTAGAAATTATGGGCCGAAAATTTATTGACCTGACCATCATTTCATTTTCAAATTAATTCATTTTCAAATTTTCAAATTCACCCATCAACGCATCGACAAATCATCTCATCACCCCATCATCACCATGACTACACTCCTCTACGACGGAAGTTTTGACGGCCTTTTCACCGCGATATTTGAAGTTTTCGAATACCGTTATAAAGATGTGGACATTGTAAGCAAGGACAGATTCCATCAGGAAAATATATTTGCAGACATTCACGAAGTTATTACCCAACATGAAAAAGCAGAACGTGTTTTAAATAAACTGGAACAGAATATAGGCAGACAGGGAATTCATCAGCTGCTGAAAGTTTATTTGTCTGAAGATTCCGAACTGGAACAGTTGATTTTATCCGCAGTGAAACAGTCTGTTCAGCATCCGGGAGAAAATATTCTTCAAAACTATGCAGATCCGGATATGCTGAAAATTTCAAAAATCAATAAATCTGTGGGCCGGGAAAGCCACAGAATGACCGCATTTGTAAGGTTTGAAAAAATGCAGGACGGTGTTTACTTTGCAAAAACAGATCCGGACTTTGATGTTCTTCCACTCATCCGGAAACATTTCAAAGACCGCTACCGGGATCAGAAATGGATGATTTATGACCTCAGAAGAAATTACGGAATACTTTATGACATGGAAAACTGCGATTTCTTTTATCCTGAGAAAAAACTGGATCTTCACCAGTACCGGCAGAAGTTCCATGATGAGGAACAAAATTACCAGACGCTGTGGCAACGGTATTTTACCCGGACCAATATCACAGAAAGAAAAAATTTAAAACTGCATACCCAGCATGTCCCGAAACGGTACTGGAAGTATCTGACGGAGAAATGGTGAATTTGATGTGATGATGAGATGATTTGTTAATGTGACGATTTGATGGTACGTTAATGTATTGATGTCCATGAAGGAAAAAAACGTCCCAGTGAATTTCTGCGTGGCATTGCAAAATTAGACCGGAGGGCTTTAAACCAGCAACTGAGTGAAATGGTGAATGATGGGATTTTAATAAAAGCATCTTTCAACGAACTGCTACCGAGAGTGGAATTATACGCTGACGGAGCCTGGTGAAAAACTGGAACAGATTCTTTGGAAGCTGAACGATTGGGGAAAGCTTTTGATTCCGGAAAATACTGAAGTTTAATCTTTCTTCTAAGCACAGACTGTTTATAAAAATGTTGATGACAGAATGTTTTTTCTCGCTGATCAGGCAGATAGCGCAGATTTTCCAAATGTTGAATATAAGGTCTGATCTGATTAAAAATCTTTGATTTTTTCTAAAGCTTATGTGAACTTTTATGCACTCTAATATTAAACTTCAAATTACTAAAGTGTTTAAAAACTTTTGTCACTTTTGTGGTTAATAATTTTATCTCCAACGGGATTGTTCAGATTTTCACAGATAATTGTGAAAAAAACGTAAACATCTGTGGGAATTTGTGTTATCTGTGAGAAAATTTATTGTTTACAGAAGAAAAACCCGGATATTTATAGTCCAATATAATCACATGAAAAAAACTATTTCCATCCTCACGGTTGCCTTCATGACCTCAGCCTGCAGCAATGACAAAGCCGTGTCAGGAAGTAAAACTACAATGGCCGGCGTAGCTGTTGCTGAAAAACATGTTCAGATCAATAAAGATAAAAATACTTTAAAAGAAAGATTTTCTACACCTGAAGGCTACACCTGGAGTGAGGAAAAACCTGATTCCTTTGGATATTTCATTGAAAACTTTAAACTGAAACCTTACGGCAGCCAGATCCTGAAATACGACGGGACACCTATCGCTACACAGGACCTTCATGAAGCTGTATTTGATATTGATACAGGAACCAAAGACCTGCAGCAGTGTGCTGATGCCGCCATCCGCCTGAGAGCGGAATACCTGTATAAAGCCAAAAGGTTTGATGAGATTAAATTTCATTTTACAAGCGGAGATCTGGTTTCATGGAACGATTACAAGAGCGGTATCCGGGCTTTCGTCAAGGGAAATTCCGTCAGTTTCAGAAAGACGGCCGGTTTTGATGATTCTTACCCGAGTTTCAGGAATTATCTTGATCTGATCTTTAATTATGCCGGAACCATTTCATTAAACAAAGAAACAAAACCGGTCACCAAAACTTCAGATCTTAAAACGGGTGATATTCTCATCACACCGGGAAGTCCCGGGCATATTGTTTTTATTTCCGGGGTATGCAGGAATCAACAAGGGGAAAAGTTATTTTTATTAAGCGAAGGCTTTACTCCTGCCCAATCTATCCATACTCTTTCCAATCCTTTTGATAAAAATATTTCGCCGTGGTACGATCTAGATGTAAATGAGGATGAAACAAAAACTGCGAGATATTTTTTCAAGCCTACAAATTTCAGGAGCTTTTAATTATATATATTCAAAACTCTTCTCAACTTACTGCCATTATCTGAACTTGTTTTTGTAAATTTGTGATCGAAACTTTTTACTTGATGAAAGAGAGTGCTGTAAAAAAAATTGCAGTTCTTACTTCAGGAGGTGACGCTCCGGGTATGAATGCGGCATTAAGGGCGGTAGTGAGAACCGCAAACTATTATAATATTGAATGCTACGGAGTAAGGGAAGGCTATAACGGCCTTATCCATGATGATTTCCTTAAAATGGGTCCCCGTTCCGTAAAAAATATAATCAACCAGGGTGGAACCATTCTAAAGTCTGCCAGATCCGCTGAATTCAGAACTAAAGAAGGCCGTCAGAAAGCGTATGACAACTGCTTAAAGCTGGGAATAGACGGATTGGTATGTATTGGAGGAGACGGAACATTCACAGGTGCAAAAATCTTTAATGAAGAATTCGGAATCAGAGTGATTGGAGTACCGGGAACTATCGACAATGATATTTTCGGAACGGATAATACCATCGGATATGATACTGCACTGAATACTGCAATGGATGCCATTGATAAAATCCGTGATACAGCAACATCCCACAACAGAGTTTTCTTTGTGGAGGTAATGGGCCGTGATGCCGGTTTTATTGCTTTAAACAGCGGATTGGCCACAGGAGCACTGGATATTTTAATTCCAGAGAAAAAAGATAGCATTGATGAGCTTTTCACGAAATTCAGAAGTGCAGAGAAAACCGGAAAAGCATCCAGTATTGTAGTGGTAGCGGAAGGTGAAAAACTAGCCAACGTTTATGAACTTGCAGAAAAAACAAAACAGACCTTCCCTGACTATGACATTCGTGTAGCGATTTTGGGACATATGCAGAGAGGAGGTTCTCCAAGCTGTGCAGACCGGGTGCTGGCAAGCAGATTAGGCTACGGTGCAGTCACTGGATTAATGGAAGGAAAAACCAATGTAATGGCAGGAATGCGTTCCAATGATGTGGTGTATACCGCTATTGAAGAAGCCATTAAAAAACATAACGAAATCAATAAAGATCTTTTACTGATTTCCGAAATTTTAGCAATCTAATTATTTTTTATATAATCTAAAACAAAGTATTATGTCAACAATCAAAGTAGGTATCAACGGTTTTGGTAGAATTGGACGTCTTGTTTTCAGAGCAATGACTGAAAGAGATAACATTGAAGTAGTAGGAATCAATGACCTAATCAACGCAGAATACATGGCTTACATGTTAAAATATGATTCTGTACACGGTATTTTCCCGGGAGAAGTTTCTGTAGAAGGTAACGACCTTGTGGTCAACGGAAAAAGAATCAGAGTAACTGCCGAGAGAGACCCGAACAACCTAAAGTGGAACGAAGTAGGTGCTGATTATGTAGTAGAATCTACAGGTTTATTCCTTGATAAAGAAAGTGCTGCTGCTCACTTAAACGCCGGTGCCAAAAAAGTAATCCTTTCTGCTCCATCTAAAGACGATACGCCAATGTTCGTTATGGGTGTAAACCACAAAGAACTTACTGACGATATCAAAATTTTATCAAACGCTTCTTGTACAACCAACTGTTTGGCTCCTTTAGCTAAAGTAATCCACGATAACTTCGGGATCGTTGAGGGTCTTATGACGACAGTACACGCTACAACAGCGACTCAGAAAACAGTTGACGGTCCTTCAATGAAAGACTGGAGAGGAGGTAGAGCTGCTCTGAACAACATTATCCCTTCTTCTACAGGTGCTGCCAAAGCAGTAGGAAAAGTAATCCCTTCATTAAACGGAAAATTAACAGGTATGTCTTTCAGAGTACCAACTGTTGACGTTTCTGTAGTAGATTTAACCGTGAGAATTGAAAAGGCGGCTTCTTATGAAGAAATCTGTTCAGTAATTAAAGCGGCTTCTGAAGGTGAATTGAAAGGAATTTTAGGATACACTGAAGATGCAGTGGTTTCTCAGGATTTCGTAGGAGATAAGAGAACTTCTATCTTCGATAAAGATGCCGGTATCATGCTTTCTCCAAACTTTGTAAAACTTGTTTCTTGGTATGACAATGAAATGGGGTATTCCAACAAACTGGTAGATATGCTTGTACACGCTGCTTCTTTGTAATCAGTAATGAGCGATAAGCAATGAGTAATATAAAACCTTCCCGATGGGAAGGTTTTTTGTTGTTATATCGTAGTGAAATCAGGGTCTAGAAAAGTTGATTCAAAGGAACTCCGAATTTCACGCCCCAGAAACTTTCTTCTTTTCCTTCATCATAATTGGTAAAAGATGTATTTCTCCAGAAAGGTTCTATATTGATCGTAGTTTTTCCATTCTTATCCCGCAACGGGAACATAATGCCTACACTGAGAATATTTTTGTTGCTTGTAAAAGTGGTGGTCCCCGGTGTAATAAATTCTTTATTCTGGTAGCCTATATCCAAACCTATTAAATTATTCTGGC containing:
- a CDS encoding putative DNA modification/repair radical SAM protein; translated protein: MNFERLKEKLEILADAAKYDVSCSSSGGTRKNKKGGLGDSSASGICHTYTEDGRCVSLLKILLTNHCIYDCAYCVSRSSNDIKRAAFTVEEVVDLTINFYRRNYIEGLFLSSGIFKNADTTMERLVRVAKKLRLEENFNGYIHLKSIPGASDELMQEAALYADRLSVNLEIPTESGLKLLAPEKNRQDMLNPMKYIQNGIAQYKDEKKIFRKVPKFAPAGQSTQVIVGATQENDLQIIKVADHFYKNFSLKRVYYSGYVPVLEDKRLPALTTEVPMLRENRLYQSDWLMRFYGFKAEEILDPDMPFLDLEVDPKLSWALRHLHQFPVNLQTADYQMILRIPGIGVKTAQKIVQARRFQVLNMDHLKKLGAAVNRAKYFIDFNAGNAYLKYLTDKNFRKLLVGGSSSKFHNQFSQQLSLF
- a CDS encoding TIGR03915 family putative DNA repair protein codes for the protein MTTLLYDGSFDGLFTAIFEVFEYRYKDVDIVSKDRFHQENIFADIHEVITQHEKAERVLNKLEQNIGRQGIHQLLKVYLSEDSELEQLILSAVKQSVQHPGENILQNYADPDMLKISKINKSVGRESHRMTAFVRFEKMQDGVYFAKTDPDFDVLPLIRKHFKDRYRDQKWMIYDLRRNYGILYDMENCDFFYPEKKLDLHQYRQKFHDEEQNYQTLWQRYFTRTNITERKNLKLHTQHVPKRYWKYLTEKW
- a CDS encoding DUF4846 domain-containing protein → MKKTISILTVAFMTSACSNDKAVSGSKTTMAGVAVAEKHVQINKDKNTLKERFSTPEGYTWSEEKPDSFGYFIENFKLKPYGSQILKYDGTPIATQDLHEAVFDIDTGTKDLQQCADAAIRLRAEYLYKAKRFDEIKFHFTSGDLVSWNDYKSGIRAFVKGNSVSFRKTAGFDDSYPSFRNYLDLIFNYAGTISLNKETKPVTKTSDLKTGDILITPGSPGHIVFISGVCRNQQGEKLFLLSEGFTPAQSIHTLSNPFDKNISPWYDLDVNEDETKTARYFFKPTNFRSF
- the pfkA gene encoding 6-phosphofructokinase; its protein translation is MKESAVKKIAVLTSGGDAPGMNAALRAVVRTANYYNIECYGVREGYNGLIHDDFLKMGPRSVKNIINQGGTILKSARSAEFRTKEGRQKAYDNCLKLGIDGLVCIGGDGTFTGAKIFNEEFGIRVIGVPGTIDNDIFGTDNTIGYDTALNTAMDAIDKIRDTATSHNRVFFVEVMGRDAGFIALNSGLATGALDILIPEKKDSIDELFTKFRSAEKTGKASSIVVVAEGEKLANVYELAEKTKQTFPDYDIRVAILGHMQRGGSPSCADRVLASRLGYGAVTGLMEGKTNVMAGMRSNDVVYTAIEEAIKKHNEINKDLLLISEILAI
- the gap gene encoding type I glyceraldehyde-3-phosphate dehydrogenase encodes the protein MSTIKVGINGFGRIGRLVFRAMTERDNIEVVGINDLINAEYMAYMLKYDSVHGIFPGEVSVEGNDLVVNGKRIRVTAERDPNNLKWNEVGADYVVESTGLFLDKESAAAHLNAGAKKVILSAPSKDDTPMFVMGVNHKELTDDIKILSNASCTTNCLAPLAKVIHDNFGIVEGLMTTVHATTATQKTVDGPSMKDWRGGRAALNNIIPSSTGAAKAVGKVIPSLNGKLTGMSFRVPTVDVSVVDLTVRIEKAASYEEICSVIKAASEGELKGILGYTEDAVVSQDFVGDKRTSIFDKDAGIMLSPNFVKLVSWYDNEMGYSNKLVDMLVHAASL